A genomic segment from Pectinophora gossypiella chromosome 3, ilPecGoss1.1, whole genome shotgun sequence encodes:
- the LOC126382156 gene encoding proteasome subunit beta type-6 codes for MAASVVNAYADPEMSWMNAPHSTGTSIMACEFDGGVVIGADSRTTTGAYIANRVTDKLTKITDHIYCCRSGSAADTQAIADIVKYHLNFHRMELGEQPLVETAASIFRELCYSYRDQLVAGILVAGWDKKKGGQIYSVPIGGMLQRQAVSIGGSGSTYVYGYVDAHFKPNMTKKQAMDFVTNTLTLAILRDGSSGGVVRLGVLTEAGVERSVILGDQLPKFYEG; via the exons ATGGCCGCGTCAGTGGTGAATGCGTATGCCGACCCCGAGATGAGTTGGATGAACGCTCCTCACAGCACGGGCACGTCGATCATGGCGTGCGAGTTCGATGGTGGTGTAGTGATTGGGGCCGACTCGCGCACCACCACCGGCGCCTACATCGCCAACAGGGTCACTGACAAGCTCACAAAGATCACTGATCATATTTACTGCTGTCGCTCAGGGTCCGCTGCCGATACCCAAGCGATCGCTGATATTGTCAAGTACCACCTTA ACTTTCACCGGATGGAGCTGGGTGAGCAGCCACTGGTGGAGACCGCAGCATCCATCTTCAGAGAGCTCTGTTACAGCTATAGGGATCAGCTGGTTGCTGGTATCTTGGTCGCCGGCTGGGATAAGAAGAAAGGAG GTCAAATCTACTCGGTACCCATTGGAGGCATGCTGCAACGCCAAGCAGTTTCTATTGGTGGGTCTGGTTCCACCTACGTATATGGCTATGTTGATGCTCATTTCAAGCCTAACATGACCAAGAAACAGGCCATGGACTTTGTCACCAACACGCTGACACTGGCCATTTTGCGTGATGGTTCGTCTGGTGGTGTGGTGAGACTCGGAGTCCTTACTGAGGCGGGTGTAGAGCGCTCTGTCATCCTGGGTGACCAACTTCCTAAATTCTATGAAGGTTGA